One genomic segment of Amycolatopsis sp. WQ 127309 includes these proteins:
- a CDS encoding ABC transporter ATP-binding protein produces MSTTGREVLRRSIAGQRRSVALASALTACHQGGEALVPVVIGVVIDQAVAGGSVWTLLLWLAVLGVLFAGLSTSYRLGARSGERAAERAAHDLRLDLGRRVLHPGGGAEAGNLAGELVSIGTSDAKRVGQLNGVLPFGVAGLAGLLVSAVVLLTMSIPLGLLVLLGTPPMLYLAHLIGKPLERRSEAEQERSAFASGIATDLVAGLRVLKGVGAERAAVDRYRRTSQDSLKATLRAARAQAWHNGALLALTGIFIALVALVGGTLAAAGDITIGDLVAAVGLAQYLITPFSIFAWVNGELAQGRASAGRIADVLNAPPAVGEGTATLPEPAAGHVRLSALSRGALRDVDFEARPGELLGVVATDPAAATDLLDCLGRAADPATGSVSVDSVDLSTVDPRRIREVVLVAAHDADLFAGTVAENLEPGPRVAEAMTAAAVDEVASALPDGVATAVSERGRSLSGGQRQRVALARALAVDAPVLVLHDPTTAVDTVTEARIAAGLAQLRRGRTTILVTTSPALLAATDRVVLLDDGRIACQGSHAELAGRADYRAAVLS; encoded by the coding sequence GTGAGCACGACCGGACGGGAAGTCCTCCGCCGTTCGATCGCCGGGCAACGCAGGTCGGTGGCGCTCGCGTCAGCGCTGACCGCGTGCCACCAGGGCGGTGAGGCGCTGGTCCCGGTGGTGATCGGCGTCGTGATCGACCAGGCCGTAGCGGGCGGCTCGGTCTGGACCCTGCTGCTGTGGCTGGCGGTGCTGGGCGTGCTCTTCGCCGGCCTGTCGACCAGCTACCGGCTCGGCGCCCGCTCCGGCGAGCGCGCCGCGGAGCGCGCCGCCCACGACCTGCGCCTCGACCTCGGCCGCCGCGTGCTGCACCCCGGCGGCGGTGCCGAAGCCGGCAACCTCGCGGGCGAGCTGGTGAGCATCGGGACGTCGGACGCGAAGCGCGTCGGCCAGCTCAACGGCGTGCTGCCCTTCGGTGTCGCCGGGCTGGCCGGGCTGCTGGTCAGCGCCGTCGTGCTGCTCACCATGTCGATCCCGCTCGGGCTGCTGGTGCTGCTCGGCACGCCGCCGATGCTGTACCTCGCGCACCTCATCGGAAAGCCGCTCGAACGCCGCAGCGAGGCCGAGCAGGAACGCTCCGCCTTCGCCTCCGGGATCGCGACGGACCTCGTCGCCGGTCTGCGCGTGCTCAAGGGCGTCGGCGCCGAGCGCGCGGCCGTCGACCGCTACCGCCGGACCAGCCAGGACTCGCTGAAGGCGACCCTGCGCGCGGCCCGCGCCCAGGCCTGGCACAACGGCGCGCTGCTCGCGCTCACCGGCATCTTCATCGCGCTGGTCGCGCTCGTCGGCGGCACCCTCGCCGCGGCGGGCGACATCACCATCGGCGACCTCGTCGCCGCGGTCGGGCTCGCCCAGTACTTGATCACGCCGTTCTCGATCTTCGCGTGGGTCAACGGCGAGCTCGCCCAGGGCCGGGCGTCGGCCGGGCGGATCGCCGACGTCCTCAACGCGCCGCCCGCGGTCGGCGAGGGCACCGCGACGCTGCCGGAGCCGGCGGCCGGGCACGTGCGGCTGTCCGCGCTGAGCCGCGGCGCGCTGCGCGACGTCGATTTCGAGGCCCGGCCGGGGGAACTGCTCGGCGTGGTCGCCACCGACCCGGCCGCCGCGACCGACCTGCTCGACTGCCTCGGCCGCGCCGCGGACCCGGCCACCGGGTCGGTGTCGGTCGACTCGGTCGACCTGTCCACTGTGGACCCGCGGCGGATCCGGGAGGTCGTGCTGGTCGCCGCGCACGACGCGGACCTGTTCGCGGGCACCGTGGCCGAGAACCTCGAGCCCGGCCCCCGCGTCGCCGAAGCGATGACCGCGGCCGCCGTCGACGAAGTGGCCAGCGCGCTGCCCGACGGCGTCGCGACCGCCGTCAGCGAACGCGGGAGATCGCTTTCCGGCGGGCAACGCCAGCGCGTCGCCCTCGCGCGGGCGCTGGCCGTCGACGCGCCGGTGCTCGTGCTGCACGACCCGACGACCGCCGTCGACACCGTCACCGAGGCCCGCATCGCCGCGGGCCTGGCGCAGCTGCGCCGCGGCCGCACGACCATCCTCGTGACCACCAGCCCGGCCCTGCTCGCCGCGACCGACCGGGTCGTGCTGCTCGACGACGGGCGCATCGCCTGCCAGGGCAGTCATGCCGAGCTGGCCGGCCGGGCCGACTACCGGGCGGCGGTGCTGTCATGA
- a CDS encoding ABC transporter ATP-binding protein has product MTRELLPVADGRRIRAVVGELIGRSKGRAAAAFTTLVAATAIGLLTAPLLGRVVDLVASKQPATELVTPVVALVLVALAQAVATALGVSMVSRLGETILAELRERFVERALGLPLEQLERAGSGDLTARVTNDVSVVAEGVREALPELGRSVLTVVLTLGALAVLDWRFFLAALIAVPIQLWTVRWYVPRAKPLYASQREAVGAQQQQLLDTIGGAKTVRAFSMGDAHIERVRKRSDSAVELALRGIRLVTRFYARLNLAEFVGLSAILAMGFLLVGADAVTVGVATAAALYFHSLFGPITTALALVDDAQAAAASLARLIGVADLPAEAQPARPGRPLDASVKTAGAGYSYVDGHPVLREIDLGVAPGERVALVGASGAGKTTLAKLIAGIHRPGSGSVTLGGVPLDELGPETTRRTVALISQEVHVFAGPLAEDLRLARPSASDDDLRAALAKVGALTWAEALPEGLATVVGEGGHQLTVTQAQQLALVRLVLADPPIAILDEATAEAGSAGSRVLESAAAAALEGRTALVVAHRLTQAAASDRIVVLDAGAVVESGTHDELVAADGQYAKLWAAWSGQRV; this is encoded by the coding sequence ATGACCCGTGAACTCCTCCCCGTGGCCGACGGGCGGCGCATCCGCGCCGTCGTCGGCGAGCTGATCGGCCGCTCCAAGGGCCGCGCCGCGGCCGCGTTCACCACGCTGGTGGCGGCCACCGCGATCGGCCTGCTCACCGCTCCCCTGCTCGGCCGGGTCGTCGACCTCGTCGCGTCGAAGCAGCCGGCGACCGAGCTCGTCACGCCGGTGGTCGCGCTGGTGCTCGTCGCGCTGGCGCAGGCGGTCGCGACCGCGCTCGGTGTGTCGATGGTGTCGCGCCTCGGCGAGACGATCCTGGCCGAGCTGCGGGAACGCTTCGTCGAGCGGGCCCTCGGCCTGCCGCTCGAACAGCTGGAACGCGCCGGCTCGGGCGACCTCACCGCGCGCGTGACGAACGACGTCTCCGTGGTCGCGGAGGGCGTCCGGGAAGCGCTGCCCGAGCTGGGCCGTTCGGTCCTGACGGTGGTCCTCACCCTCGGCGCGCTGGCCGTGCTCGACTGGCGGTTCTTCCTGGCCGCGCTGATCGCCGTGCCGATCCAGCTGTGGACGGTGCGCTGGTACGTGCCGCGCGCGAAGCCGTTGTACGCCAGCCAACGCGAAGCCGTCGGCGCGCAACAGCAGCAGCTGCTCGACACCATCGGCGGCGCGAAGACCGTCCGCGCGTTCAGCATGGGCGACGCGCACATCGAGCGGGTGCGCAAGCGCTCCGACAGCGCCGTCGAGCTGGCGCTGCGCGGGATCCGCCTGGTGACGCGGTTCTACGCGCGGCTCAACCTCGCCGAGTTCGTCGGCCTGTCCGCGATCCTGGCGATGGGCTTCCTGCTGGTCGGCGCGGACGCGGTCACGGTCGGCGTGGCGACGGCGGCGGCCCTGTACTTCCACAGCCTGTTCGGCCCGATCACGACGGCGCTGGCGCTGGTCGACGACGCGCAGGCGGCCGCGGCCAGCCTCGCGCGCCTGATCGGCGTCGCCGACCTGCCCGCCGAGGCCCAGCCCGCGCGGCCGGGGCGGCCGCTCGACGCGTCGGTGAAGACCGCGGGCGCGGGTTACTCCTATGTGGACGGTCACCCGGTCCTGCGCGAGATCGACCTCGGTGTCGCCCCCGGCGAGCGGGTGGCGCTGGTCGGCGCGAGCGGCGCCGGGAAGACGACGCTGGCCAAGCTGATCGCCGGGATCCACCGGCCGGGCTCGGGTTCGGTCACGCTCGGCGGCGTCCCCTTGGACGAATTGGGCCCGGAGACCACGCGCCGCACAGTGGCCTTGATCAGCCAGGAGGTCCACGTCTTCGCCGGCCCGCTGGCGGAAGACCTGCGCCTGGCGCGGCCGTCGGCGTCCGACGACGACCTGCGGGCGGCACTGGCGAAGGTGGGGGCGCTGACCTGGGCGGAGGCGCTGCCGGAGGGCCTCGCGACGGTCGTCGGCGAAGGCGGCCACCAGCTGACGGTGACGCAGGCGCAGCAGCTCGCTCTGGTCCGGCTGGTGCTGGCGGACCCGCCGATCGCGATCCTCGACGAGGCCACGGCGGAGGCGGGCAGCGCGGGCTCCCGCGTCCTGGAGTCGGCGGCCGCCGCGGCCCTGGAAGGCCGCACGGCGCTGGTGGTCGCCCACCGCCTCACCCAGGCGGCGGCGTCCGACCGCATCGTGGTCCTGGACGCGGGCGCGGTGGTGGAGTCGGGCACCCACGACGAACTGGTGGCCGCGGACGGCCAGTACGCCAAGCTCTGGGCGGCCTGGTCCGGCCAGCGCGTCTGA
- a CDS encoding LysR family transcriptional regulator — protein MLNLVHLKVLAAVARHGSVTEAARELHYSQPSVSHHLARLEVTTGVKLVQRVGRGIRLTPEGRLLADRAAEIVGRVDAATTELAAQAGLQAGKVRLAANASALGTIVPAAACLLARAHPGVELCLFDRHPVEARQLLRHGEIDVALVFGHGDVPVPEEGFRLRHLGDDAIHLVSRHPGDSLANHRDSAWIGGCDQCRAELDAVCRRADFTPRIGSFSDDMVVVQSLVAAGIGVAILPGLALRAHRRADVHTTELTGFRRRIHAATYGDPPDPPAIAAVLDALTEAAVTTA, from the coding sequence ATGCTCAACCTGGTCCACCTCAAGGTCCTGGCCGCGGTGGCCCGGCACGGGTCGGTCACCGAAGCCGCACGGGAGCTGCACTATTCGCAGCCGTCGGTGAGCCACCACCTGGCCCGGCTGGAGGTGACCACCGGCGTCAAGCTCGTCCAGCGGGTCGGGCGGGGAATCCGGCTGACGCCGGAAGGGCGGCTGCTGGCCGACCGGGCCGCCGAGATCGTCGGGCGGGTCGACGCGGCGACCACCGAGCTGGCCGCCCAGGCCGGGCTGCAGGCCGGAAAGGTCCGGTTGGCCGCCAACGCCTCCGCGCTCGGCACCATCGTGCCGGCGGCGGCCTGCTTGCTGGCCCGGGCCCACCCGGGAGTCGAGCTGTGCCTGTTCGACCGGCACCCGGTCGAAGCGCGGCAACTGCTGAGGCACGGCGAGATCGACGTCGCCCTCGTCTTCGGCCACGGCGATGTTCCGGTGCCGGAGGAGGGGTTCCGGCTCCGGCACCTCGGTGACGACGCGATCCACCTCGTCAGCCGCCACCCCGGCGACAGTCTCGCGAACCACCGCGACTCCGCCTGGATCGGCGGGTGTGACCAGTGCCGAGCCGAGCTGGACGCCGTGTGCCGCCGGGCGGACTTCACCCCGCGGATCGGCTCGTTCAGCGACGACATGGTCGTCGTGCAGTCCCTGGTCGCCGCCGGGATCGGGGTCGCCATCCTGCCCGGCCTCGCGCTACGGGCGCACCGCCGGGCGGACGTCCACACGACCGAGCTCACCGGGTTCCGCCGCCGGATCCACGCCGCGACCTACGGCGACCCGCCCGACCCGCCGGCGATCGCCGCGGTCCTGGACGCGCTGACCGAAGCCGCCGTGACAACCGCCTGA
- a CDS encoding dihydrofolate reductase family protein has product MTTADGKVTCDLTISVDGFAAGLNQTEERPFGDDGGDGWGDKLHAWYSEGPEAHPAEFARMLTAKAFIMGRNMFGPVRGEWDRPWPGWWGDDPPYHGPVFVLTHHPRDPQPMAGGTTFHFVTDGIDAAFERAREAAGDGGISIHGGATTVNQYLAAGLIDELRIHIAPFTLGAGTRLFDGVPPLNLEQVEVRAAGSVTHLTYRVLR; this is encoded by the coding sequence ATGACCACAGCGGACGGCAAGGTGACGTGCGACCTCACGATCTCGGTCGACGGGTTCGCGGCCGGGCTCAACCAGACGGAGGAGCGCCCGTTCGGCGACGACGGCGGCGACGGCTGGGGCGACAAGCTGCACGCCTGGTACTCCGAAGGCCCCGAAGCGCACCCGGCCGAGTTCGCCAGGATGCTGACGGCGAAGGCGTTCATCATGGGGCGCAACATGTTCGGCCCGGTGCGCGGCGAGTGGGACCGGCCGTGGCCGGGCTGGTGGGGTGACGACCCGCCGTACCACGGCCCGGTCTTCGTGCTCACCCACCACCCGCGCGATCCGCAGCCGATGGCGGGCGGGACCACGTTCCACTTCGTCACCGACGGCATCGACGCCGCGTTCGAGCGCGCCCGCGAAGCGGCCGGGGACGGGGGCATCTCCATCCACGGTGGCGCGACCACCGTCAACCAGTACCTCGCCGCGGGCCTGATCGACGAGCTGCGGATCCACATCGCGCCGTTCACGCTCGGCGCCGGCACCCGGCTGTTCGACGGCGTCCCGCCGCTGAACCTCGAGCAGGTGGAGGTGCGCGCGGCGGGCTCCGTCACGCACCTGACCTACCGCGTGCTGCGCTGA
- a CDS encoding MbtH family protein encodes MTNPFEDPEGTYLVLVNAENQHSLWPESVDVPAGWNVTFGPAARQACLDHVEANWTDMRPKSLADAMDN; translated from the coding sequence GTGACCAACCCGTTCGAAGACCCCGAAGGCACGTACCTGGTCCTCGTCAACGCCGAGAACCAGCACAGCCTGTGGCCCGAGTCCGTCGACGTCCCGGCCGGCTGGAACGTCACTTTCGGCCCGGCCGCCCGCCAAGCGTGCCTGGACCACGTGGAAGCGAACTGGACGGACATGCGCCCGAAGTCCCTGGCCGACGCCATGGACAACTGA
- a CDS encoding ABC transporter substrate-binding protein — protein MAYASSAAALWDYGVRPIGVFGPQKTADGAKEIQAGNIDLNAVTSIGNAWDDFSMEKFAALKPDLVVTGLTGTKPTDLWVLKDDLGPKVQAIAPIVALSEYKVTLPKVIERYEQLAVALGGDANSDAIKKGKDDFQKASDDLKAAIKSKPGLKVLVVSSDKDNLYVCKPEFFADLAYYRDLGLDIINGAGADDYFETLSWEQAGKYPADLILSDSRTFALSRQQLAAIPTWAQLPAVKASQLADWSTEPRFNPVLAAPVIQKLAEVVKGARTDITA, from the coding sequence GTGGCCTACGCCAGCTCGGCCGCCGCGCTCTGGGACTACGGCGTCCGCCCGATCGGCGTCTTCGGCCCGCAGAAGACGGCCGACGGCGCCAAGGAGATCCAGGCCGGCAACATCGACCTGAACGCCGTCACCTCGATCGGCAACGCGTGGGACGACTTCAGCATGGAGAAGTTCGCCGCGCTGAAGCCGGACCTGGTCGTCACCGGCCTCACCGGTACCAAGCCGACCGACCTGTGGGTGCTGAAGGACGACCTCGGCCCCAAGGTCCAGGCGATCGCGCCGATCGTCGCGCTGTCGGAGTACAAGGTCACGCTGCCGAAGGTGATCGAACGCTACGAGCAGCTCGCCGTGGCCCTCGGCGGCGACGCGAACTCCGACGCGATCAAGAAGGGCAAGGACGACTTCCAGAAGGCGTCCGACGACCTGAAGGCCGCGATCAAGTCGAAGCCCGGCCTGAAGGTGCTCGTGGTGTCCAGCGACAAGGACAACCTGTACGTCTGCAAGCCGGAGTTCTTCGCCGACCTCGCGTACTACCGCGACCTGGGCCTGGACATCATCAACGGCGCCGGCGCGGACGACTACTTCGAGACGCTCAGCTGGGAGCAGGCCGGCAAGTACCCGGCCGACCTGATCCTCAGCGACAGCCGCACCTTCGCCCTGTCCCGCCAGCAGCTGGCGGCGATCCCGACGTGGGCGCAGCTGCCCGCGGTCAAGGCGAGCCAGCTCGCCGACTGGTCGACCGAGCCGCGGTTCAACCCGGTGCTCGCGGCCCCGGTCATCCAGAAGCTGGCCGAAGTCGTGAAGGGCGCCCGCACCGACATCACCGCCTGA
- the panD gene encoding aspartate 1-decarboxylase: protein MHRTLMNAKIHRATVTQADLHYVGSLTIDADLMAAADIVEGEQVQIVDITNGARLETYAITGEPGTGVIGINGAAAHLVHPGDLVIIITYAQVHETERAGHRPRVVHVDAGNRQVHLGHDPAEPVPGAEAQLSGRK, encoded by the coding sequence ATGCACCGCACCCTGATGAACGCCAAGATCCACCGCGCCACGGTGACCCAGGCCGACCTGCACTACGTCGGCTCCCTGACCATCGACGCGGACCTGATGGCCGCCGCGGACATCGTCGAAGGCGAGCAGGTCCAGATCGTCGACATCACCAACGGCGCCCGCCTGGAGACCTACGCGATCACCGGCGAGCCCGGCACCGGCGTGATCGGGATCAACGGCGCGGCCGCGCACCTGGTGCACCCGGGTGACCTGGTCATCATCATCACCTACGCCCAGGTCCACGAGACCGAGCGCGCCGGGCACCGGCCGCGGGTGGTGCACGTCGACGCCGGCAACCGGCAGGTCCACCTGGGACACGACCCGGCCGAGCCGGTCCCTGGCGCGGAAGCCCAGCTGTCCGGTCGGAAGTGA